The genomic interval TGGCCACGAAGTTTCGCATGGGCAAGGGACCTGCCGGCGTTTGCGCCATCCAGGCGTCTTCTTCCAGGTTGTCGTTCTTGAGTTGGCGGCGCAGGTAGGCTTCCACCTTGCGATGTCCTTCACTGCCCGGCGGCCGCCCCCCGAAGGCCACGATCTCGCGCACGTAGTTCAGCGCTCGTTCGCCTTGCACGCGTGGCCTGACCACGGGAGTTGCCGAAGGCTGTGGGGGCGGAGAAGGCGGCGCCACTTCCGCCGCCGCTGGACGGGCCGCAACCGTGTCGCCCGCTGGCGTGCCCGCCCCCGGTTCCGCTTTTGTGCAGGCCGTCAGTGCCGCAAGGCATACGGCCGCGCACAGTAAATGCGCGTCGCGCGTCATGCCGCGGCCCGCGCCCGGCGGCGCGGATGGACCGCCCAGGCGATCCCGATGCTCAGCACATACAGCACGATCAGCGGCGCGGCGAAGATCGTCATGTTCACCACGTCGGTAGTGGGGGTGAGGATCGCGGCCACGGTGAACGCGCCCAGGATGGCGTAGCGAAAATTCCGCCACAGAAAACCGGCGTCCACCACCCCCATCAGCGCGAGAAAGAAAATGACTACCGGCAGCTCGAACACCAGTCCCAGTCCCAGGATCACGGTGAGGAACAGGTCGGTGTACTCGCCGATGGTGACCATGGGCCGGAACTGCTCCCCGTAGCCGATCAAGAAGTCGAGCGCCGCCGGGTAGACGATCTTGTAGCCGAACAGCCCCCCGGCCAGGAAGAGTCCTACCGTGGAGGCCAGGAATGGCAACACGTAACGCTTTTCGTTCTTGTAAAGGCCGGGGGCGACGAACGCCCACACCTGGTACAGCACGAAGGGAGCCGAAATGAAGATGCCCGCCAGCAGCCCAACCTTCAAGTAAATGTTGAAGGGTTCGGTGGGACTCAAGTAAACCAGCTTGTCTTCCAGCTTGTGCGCCCGCAGCGCCTCGCTGATGGGCTGCTGCATCAGGGCAAAGATGCGGTCGGCGTAGGACCACGCCGCCAGGAACCCCACCGCGATGCCGATGATGGAATAGATGATGCGTCGCCGCAGCTCTTCCAGGTGCTCCAGGAAGCTCATGGCCGCGATGGGTTCGGCTGCTTCGCCGCGAGCACCTTCGTGCCCGGCTGCGTCCATGGCCGCTTCAGGCATTGGTCTTGGTCTCGGTTTCGGCGCTGGCCTTGTTCTCCTCGGTCGCTGCGCCACCGCTCCCGGCTTCCCCGCGACTCCCCGTGCCGATGGGGGACGATTCGGCCTCAGACCGCGCCGCTACCGTGCCCTCAGGGGCGCGAATCTGGTTCTTGCCGGCCTCTTCCACCTCCAGTTGCCGCACTTCGTCCTCGAGTTGGTGCTTGAAGTCGTTGGAGGCGCGCTTGAACTCCGCCAGGCCCCGCCCGATATGCCGCCCAATCTCCGGCAGCTTCTTCGGCCCGAAGATCAAAAGGGCCAGCAGGATGAGAAACATCATCTCCGGAAAGCCCAGGTTCATAGGGCAATGATAGCAGCGGATGCGGCCGCTTGGTGCTTGCGTGGGTTGGGCTACCCTCATTGCTGCCGCCGATTACAAGGACGCCGCAGGCAATCCCCAAAGACTGTCCGTTAAGGTCGAATATGGAGACGTTCAAGGCCTTAACTTACCCAGGACAGTCGAGGCCGCGGTAGAGCAGTCGGGAAACGTCATACACATGCCGTTCACTTTCACGGAGTGCCAGGTCACGAAGCGCTGAGTCTGGGCGGCTGGCTCGTCCTGGCTCACCGTTTGCGACTCGGTCCTCCCGTGACGGCGGTGCCCAGGTTCGCCCCCGTACCTTTCAGTTTGTACCCAGATAGCCTACGTCCATCCCAGCGTCCCTCGACTCCGGTGCACCCACTCCCCCCTTTCGTGCGTCTAAGTAGCTGTAACCTCCGGGATACCGGCGTTTCCGGGTCTAAAGACCGGGTTTTGCATGCATGCTATACTCGGAGGAAATCACGGCGTGGCGCGCCCCCGAGGTTTTTGCGCGCCCCGGAGGTTGCCGTCACTATGGCTGGTCGTTACCGCCGCTCGGCTCTTCTTGTCCTTCTGGTCATCCTCGCCTGCGGTTCCCTGGGGGTGTTGTTCGGCCAGCGCGTCGGCCCTTCCGCGTCTTCGGGCTCGGAGATCGAGGATCAGGTCCGCGTCTTCGCCGACGTCTATCGCGTGGTCGAGGATAACTACGCCGACCCGGTCAACGCGGACAAGGCCATCTACAACGGCGCCATCCCCGGCATGTTGCGCGTGCTCGACCCGCACTCCAATTTCTTCGATCCCAAGTCCTATTCCCTGCTGCGCGAAGACCAGCGCGGCAAGTACTACGGCGTGGGCATGCAGGTGGGACCCCGCAATAACAAGGTGATCGTGATCGCGCCTTTCGTGGGCACGCCCGCGTACCGTGCCGGCATCCGTCCGGGGGACATCATCGCCGCCGTGGACGGCAAGCCCACCGACAACCTCTCAACCAGTGAAGTCGCCGACATGCTCAAGGGCCCCAAGGGGACTCCGGTGCGCATCACCATCTTGCGCGAAGGAGCCGACGGCCCGCTGGAGTTCACCGTCGTCCGCGATGAGATTCCGCGCAACTCCGTGGATGTGCATTTCGAGCTCGGGCCCGGCATCGGTTACATGCACATCTCCAGCTTCAATGAGACCACCGAGCAGGAGGTCGCCGAAGCCCTGGAGCAGTTCGGAGAACTCAAAGGACTGGTCCTCGACCTGCGCCAGAATCCCGGGGGGCTGCTCAGCGAGGCCGTCGCCGTGGCCGACAACTTCCTGCGCAAGGGCGCCATCATCGTGCGCCACTCCGGCCGCGCCTCGCAGGAAAAGGTCTATCGCGCCCGCGAGGGCAACAACGGCCGCGAGTATCCCCTGGTCGTGCTGGTGAACCGCGGCACGGCTTCCGCCGCTGAGATTCTGGCGGGCGCCATCCAGGACCACGACCGCGGACTGGTGGCCGGAGAAACCACCTTCGGCAAGGGTTTGGTGCAGACTGTCTATCCGCTCTCGGAAAACACCGGCCTCGCTTTGACCACGGCCAAGTACTTCACGCCCAGCGGACGGCTCATCCAGCGGGAATACGCCGGCGTCAGTCTCTACGATTATTACGTTAATAACGGAAATGGAAACAACAACGGCAACCGCGAAGTGCGCATGACCGACAGCGGGCGGCCGGTGTATGGCGGCGGTGGCATCAGCCCCGACGTCAAGCTGGAGTCATCGCGCAGCAACCACTTCCAGGACACGCTGCTGCAGCGCTACGCCTTCTTCAATTTCGGCAAACGCTACTTGCTGCACCGCCACGTGGATCGCAGCTTTAAAGTGGACGACGTCGTGCTGCTGGAGTTCCGCAAGTTCCTGGACGAGGAGAAGATCCCCTACACCGAAGCCGAGCTGGTGGAAGTGGATGACTGGGTGCGGTCCAACATCAAGGCGGAGCTGTTCATCGCCGAGTTCGGACAGCAGGAGGGGCTGCGGGTGCGGGCGGAGACCGATCCCCAGGTGCGCAAGGCGATCGAACTGCTGCCCCAGGCCCGGGAACTGGCGGAAAACGCGCGCAAGATCCTCGCCGAACGCAGCAACTCCCAGACCATCCCGCGCTAAGGAGTCCCGACGAAGGAAAAGGCCCGCCGTTGGCGGGCCTTTTCCTTGCATACGTGGAGAGGAGAACGGTTTATTGGCAAGGCCGGCCGGTGGCCGGGCGGTTGTAGTTGAGCTGGGCGTCGCGCTGGTTCATGTATCTCCCCGGATGCAGGTTACCGTAGTCCTTGTCCTCCCGACAGTAGTAGAGGCCGGACTTGGTGTGCACCCAGACCTGCGCGCTGGGATTGCCGGAGGTGAGCTGGCGCTTCAGGGTGTCGGGCGGCTCGCTGAAGAACCAGTTGGCCACTACCAGCGCCAGCATGATTCCGAGCACGATGGCCACGATTTGCGAAGCCAGGCCCGCCTTTGACC from Terriglobales bacterium carries:
- a CDS encoding S41 family peptidase is translated as MAGRYRRSALLVLLVILACGSLGVLFGQRVGPSASSGSEIEDQVRVFADVYRVVEDNYADPVNADKAIYNGAIPGMLRVLDPHSNFFDPKSYSLLREDQRGKYYGVGMQVGPRNNKVIVIAPFVGTPAYRAGIRPGDIIAAVDGKPTDNLSTSEVADMLKGPKGTPVRITILREGADGPLEFTVVRDEIPRNSVDVHFELGPGIGYMHISSFNETTEQEVAEALEQFGELKGLVLDLRQNPGGLLSEAVAVADNFLRKGAIIVRHSGRASQEKVYRAREGNNGREYPLVVLVNRGTASAAEILAGAIQDHDRGLVAGETTFGKGLVQTVYPLSENTGLALTTAKYFTPSGRLIQREYAGVSLYDYYVNNGNGNNNGNREVRMTDSGRPVYGGGGISPDVKLESSRSNHFQDTLLQRYAFFNFGKRYLLHRHVDRSFKVDDVVLLEFRKFLDEEKIPYTEAELVEVDDWVRSNIKAELFIAEFGQQEGLRVRAETDPQVRKAIELLPQARELAENARKILAERSNSQTIPR
- a CDS encoding twin-arginine translocase TatA/TatE family subunit, which translates into the protein MNLGFPEMMFLILLALLIFGPKKLPEIGRHIGRGLAEFKRASNDFKHQLEDEVRQLEVEEAGKNQIRAPEGTVAARSEAESSPIGTGSRGEAGSGGAATEENKASAETETKTNA
- the tatC gene encoding twin-arginine translocase subunit TatC, encoding MPEAAMDAAGHEGARGEAAEPIAAMSFLEHLEELRRRIIYSIIGIAVGFLAAWSYADRIFALMQQPISEALRAHKLEDKLVYLSPTEPFNIYLKVGLLAGIFISAPFVLYQVWAFVAPGLYKNEKRYVLPFLASTVGLFLAGGLFGYKIVYPAALDFLIGYGEQFRPMVTIGEYTDLFLTVILGLGLVFELPVVIFFLALMGVVDAGFLWRNFRYAILGAFTVAAILTPTTDVVNMTIFAAPLIVLYVLSIGIAWAVHPRRRARAAA